A stretch of DNA from Flavobacteriaceae bacterium MAR_2009_75:
ATAGACACTACGTCTGTTTCCTCAAAAAAAGATGTGGACGGGCCTGAAAAATACTTGGAATATTTACAAGGCTCAAAAGCTAAGCATAAGCGAATAGAAGCGACTTCGCTGGATGTATTGTTTATAAGAAACAATCCGACGGAAGAAGCGGCAGATCGTAAATGGGCAGAACAATCGGGTATAGCCTTCGGTCGAATGATTCAACAACTAGGTTTATTGGTGCTCAATGATGCTTTTGCATTGTCGAAAGCTTTTATTGATAAACTTTACTTTGAAGAACTACCTAAACATATAAAGCCCGCGTCAATCATTACCCGCAAGAAAGAAGATATTTTAAATTTTTGGGAAGAAAATGATAAAAAGATGGTTCTCAAACCTTTAGAGGGTTCTGGGGGTCAAAACGTATATCTGATAGATAAGAACCAAAAAAATCTAAATCAAATTATAGATACACTTTCTGAAGAAGGGTATGTAATAGCTCAAGAATACCTTCCGGAAGTAAAGGATGGCGACATACGGGTCATACTTATGAACGGGCGCGTCTTGGAACAAGATGGAAAACAGGCCATTATACGAAGAGTAAGTGGGGAGGGTGAATTTAGGAGTAATTTTTCTTTAGGAGCAACAGCGGACAGTAGTGAGATGACAGAAGCCATGAAACATATTGTTGAGTTAACAGCGCCTCGATTAATAGCGGATGGATTCTTTTTTGTCGGGCTTGATATCGTGAAAGATAAACTCATAGAGATAAATGTGCTTAGCCCTGGTGGGCTCGACCATTTCTGTGAGATAGACTTGCCTGATTTTACCGATGCCGTTATCGAAGCTATTGAGAGAAAATTGGAGTATAAGAAAATGCACGGAAACCATTTGTCGAATAAAGTATTGGCCACCATGCACTAAAGTGAATTTATGAAAGAAATATCTAGAATTATAGGAGAATATACCTCCGGAGTTGCGGGGCCGTTATTATTTGTTACTGCGGGCATTCATGGTAATGAGCCTAGCGGAGTTATAGCCCTAAAGAAAGTATTTAAAGAACTTGAACAGACCCAACCTTCAATAAAGGGAACGTTTGTAGGGGTCTCGGGAAACAAAAAAGCGCTTGAGAAAAACGTTCGCTTTATCGATGAAGATTTGAATCGTACGTGGGAACCCGAAAATATCGAAGGCAAAGAGCATCGATCTCATGAGTATAAAGAAATGCTAGAAATCATCGATGTGCTGAACCGGTACCGAGAAAAGGGGTTCGATAAACATTATTTTTTAGATTGCCACACCACGTCATCAGAGAGTCTGCCTTTTGTTTCTGTACAAGATGTAAATGACAATAACGAATGGGCCCATCGATTTCCTACCTATATAATCAAAGGCTTCAGTGATTTGATCAATGGTGATATCGATCATTATTTGAGCCGCACAGGTCTCACAGGTTTCGTTTTCGAAGCTGGTCAGCATCAAAATAAAACTGCGGTCGAAAATCAAGAGGGAGTTATATGGCTGGCATTACATGAAGCCTTAGGGTTAAATCTTAGTTTATTGAGCTGTTATCCTGAATGCGTGGAGAATTTCGCTAAAA
This window harbors:
- a CDS encoding glutathione synthase, which translates into the protein MKIGFVLNSIASETCGTSVALMAKAHNMGHKVSAIGVGGFNLHSDGLITIDTTSVSSKKDVDGPEKYLEYLQGSKAKHKRIEATSLDVLFIRNNPTEEAADRKWAEQSGIAFGRMIQQLGLLVLNDAFALSKAFIDKLYFEELPKHIKPASIITRKKEDILNFWEENDKKMVLKPLEGSGGQNVYLIDKNQKNLNQIIDTLSEEGYVIAQEYLPEVKDGDIRVILMNGRVLEQDGKQAIIRRVSGEGEFRSNFSLGATADSSEMTEAMKHIVELTAPRLIADGFFFVGLDIVKDKLIEINVLSPGGLDHFCEIDLPDFTDAVIEAIERKLEYKKMHGNHLSNKVLATMH
- a CDS encoding succinylglutamate desuccinylase, translating into MKEISRIIGEYTSGVAGPLLFVTAGIHGNEPSGVIALKKVFKELEQTQPSIKGTFVGVSGNKKALEKNVRFIDEDLNRTWEPENIEGKEHRSHEYKEMLEIIDVLNRYREKGFDKHYFLDCHTTSSESLPFVSVQDVNDNNEWAHRFPTYIIKGFSDLINGDIDHYLSRTGLTGFVFEAGQHQNKTAVENQEGVIWLALHEALGLNLSLLSCYPECVENFAKKNAPSQKTFEISYRHGLKDTDEFKMLPGFKNFDKIEKGQSLALQNGREIKSERSGHIFMPLYQSKGNDGFFIVEEV